One Natrinema halophilum genomic window carries:
- a CDS encoding NTP transferase domain-containing protein produces MVADAVTWLCLAAGQGTRLRPITDDKPKAMVSVADRSLLSWLLDTARHTGIEDRAVVTGYLGDSIDDQVDDDVTIHRNPDYANTDMVRSLWCGSDSLEGTVVISYSDILYTPTVLKTVLEDPRDVVVAVDEDWQSYWTRRHEEPVEDAESLAFDGDRITSIGERVESIDAPEAQYIGLMKFSPAGIDRLRETYAALERAEAEGVRSTGTKRSFEDIHMTDLLQGMIERDVPVHAARIQGGWVEIDTPRDLDIARSVCTPTEDGTLNIDRSEFSG; encoded by the coding sequence GTGGTAGCCGACGCCGTCACCTGGCTCTGTCTGGCCGCCGGTCAAGGTACTCGTCTCCGCCCGATCACAGACGACAAACCGAAAGCGATGGTTTCCGTCGCAGACCGGTCGCTTCTGAGCTGGTTGCTGGACACCGCTCGACACACCGGTATCGAGGATCGGGCGGTCGTCACTGGATACCTCGGTGACAGCATCGACGACCAGGTCGACGACGATGTCACGATCCACCGGAACCCGGACTACGCGAACACGGATATGGTGCGGTCGCTCTGGTGTGGATCGGACTCGCTGGAGGGGACAGTCGTCATCTCATACAGTGACATCCTCTATACGCCGACAGTGCTCAAAACGGTCCTCGAAGACCCACGCGATGTCGTCGTCGCCGTCGACGAGGACTGGCAGTCCTACTGGACGCGCCGCCACGAGGAACCCGTCGAAGACGCCGAGAGCCTCGCCTTCGACGGCGATCGGATAACGTCTATCGGAGAGAGGGTTGAGTCGATCGACGCACCCGAGGCCCAGTACATCGGACTGATGAAATTCTCCCCGGCGGGGATTGATCGCCTCCGCGAGACGTACGCGGCGCTGGAACGCGCCGAAGCGGAGGGCGTCCGATCGACGGGGACCAAACGGTCCTTCGAGGACATCCACATGACGGATCTCCTCCAGGGGATGATCGAGCGTGACGTGCCGGTCCACGCAGCCCGAATCCAGGGCGGGTGGGTCGAGATAGACACGCCACGCGACCTCGACATCGCTCGCTCCGTATGCACGCCGACGGAGGACGGTACGCTTAATATCGACCGGTCGGAGTTTTCCGGATAG
- a CDS encoding adenylyl-sulfate kinase yields MILWLVGLSSAGKTTVGHELYKKIKRERNDVLFLDGDHLREVWGDDIGHTEKARYENGWRYCRLGKLLDDQGIHAVCCVLSLFKEHRQWNRQNLSSYFEVYLEVPMETLKRRDAKDLYARAERGEIENVVGVDIPFETPEDPDLVLENDDPPTDPDVLADRILDALPDDSPFP; encoded by the coding sequence ATGATACTCTGGCTCGTCGGACTCTCGTCTGCGGGGAAGACGACAGTCGGTCACGAACTCTACAAAAAGATTAAACGCGAGCGAAACGACGTCCTCTTTCTCGACGGAGACCACCTCCGAGAGGTCTGGGGAGACGACATCGGACACACGGAGAAAGCCCGGTACGAGAACGGCTGGCGGTACTGTCGTCTCGGGAAACTCCTCGACGATCAGGGCATCCACGCGGTCTGTTGTGTCCTCTCACTGTTCAAGGAACACCGTCAGTGGAACCGCCAGAACCTCTCGTCGTACTTCGAGGTGTACCTCGAGGTCCCGATGGAGACGCTCAAGCGACGCGACGCGAAAGACCTCTATGCCAGGGCCGAACGGGGCGAGATCGAAAACGTCGTCGGCGTCGACATCCCGTTCGAAACGCCGGAAGACCCCGATCTCGTCCTCGAAAACGACGACCCACCGACGGACCCGGACGTGCTCGCCGACCGCATTCTGGACGCACTTCCCGACGACTCACCGTTCCCATGA
- the kdsB gene encoding 3-deoxy-manno-octulosonate cytidylyltransferase, whose product MQVAAVIPARMDSTRYPGKPLCDIRGLPMVEHVYRRCQLSPSVDETYVATPDSEIRDATESFGGEAIDTGVHKRGTDRVAEAAESFDADIIVAVHVDEPLITPEMIDEAVSAVQEREDVGVANLGRPIRDEQIHRDPNSIKIVVDESGAALYFTRAPIPYLRSTGYGSVPVFHQVCVVPFERELLRKYTQLEETPLEAAESIDMLRLLEHGHPVHVVETDRETYSIDSPEDHERVSERMAADDVFVRYDS is encoded by the coding sequence ATGCAAGTCGCAGCTGTCATTCCTGCTCGGATGGATTCTACTCGATACCCCGGAAAGCCCCTCTGTGACATCCGGGGACTGCCGATGGTGGAGCACGTCTATCGACGGTGTCAGCTGAGTCCGTCAGTCGACGAGACATACGTTGCCACGCCCGACTCTGAAATCCGGGACGCGACAGAATCATTCGGTGGCGAGGCTATTGACACTGGAGTCCATAAGCGGGGAACCGATCGCGTCGCAGAGGCGGCAGAGTCTTTTGACGCAGACATCATTGTTGCAGTACACGTTGATGAGCCACTGATCACTCCGGAAATGATAGACGAAGCTGTTTCGGCAGTACAAGAGCGCGAGGATGTCGGAGTAGCTAACCTCGGGAGACCGATACGGGACGAGCAGATACATCGGGATCCGAACAGCATTAAGATAGTCGTCGATGAGAGCGGGGCGGCACTATACTTCACCCGTGCACCCATTCCATACCTCCGTTCAACTGGATACGGATCTGTCCCGGTTTTTCACCAGGTGTGTGTGGTCCCGTTTGAGCGCGAACTCCTCCGTAAGTACACCCAACTTGAGGAAACGCCTTTGGAGGCCGCGGAGTCAATCGATATGTTACGCCTGCTTGAGCACGGCCACCCCGTCCACGTAGTCGAGACAGACCGCGAAACATACTCGATCGATTCGCCGGAGGATCACGAGCGGGTTTCCGAACGGATGGCGGCTGATGACGTGTTTGTCAGATACGACTCGTGA
- a CDS encoding sulfatase-like hydrolase/transferase, whose translation MDIKLGKDTSVLFITVDAARADVMGNNSGSPSPTPFINNLFENNFTLDSCFSTGYPTQFALPGLITSTLPLDYGGYDKGIYTRPSSISEPFEQHGMDTIAFVNGFAPNSLFGYDRGFQRFHHFNSLASILGSFMNIYTKYYAEREFSSSKSSGFSSYKEFVKRFFPFLRKWCEKRKRETDEGDGKLPFLSPRLHDINWERAISVIEAAIEEYEEKQDQFVRDLIKDYPEIDAIESLRDAENWNGIDLAFSRIRRLEFQALKMIGGTNPYFVSVAKNEGLKPSLKEIKSWAEAPLISPGSSSCGYIFANLFNYIQDTENSFFAWTHLIDAHSNNYFSWEISDSSCPFPHMSNTLERELLSHLRYMRSMRPWQLNGSPKYDLGLRTIDLNLENFLNRVYESMDNPPLVVITADHGHEVLPSRSGHHATHFYDELLHIPVAFVHPSMPSESFEGLCSSMDIAPTLFDILGFNIPSGFQGTPVSQLSKKGREYIIAEDYGRGPIDPVKKSPNVCIRSAERKIVYSPTESSDLDTEIKSAYNLDSDPMELESIDIDDINKRFDILVDRARTRCKEIEESIATRHEL comes from the coding sequence ATGGACATAAAACTGGGTAAAGACACGAGTGTTCTATTCATAACAGTTGATGCTGCCCGCGCCGACGTTATGGGCAACAATTCAGGTAGCCCTTCTCCAACGCCGTTCATCAATAATTTATTTGAAAATAACTTCACTCTGGATTCCTGTTTTAGTACCGGATACCCGACTCAGTTTGCATTACCTGGTTTGATCACATCGACTCTACCGCTTGATTATGGTGGATACGACAAAGGTATTTACACACGGCCTTCATCGATATCGGAACCATTCGAGCAACACGGAATGGATACTATCGCGTTTGTGAATGGATTTGCACCAAATTCTCTTTTTGGGTACGACCGAGGATTCCAGCGGTTTCACCACTTCAATAGTTTAGCGTCGATCCTGGGTAGCTTTATGAATATTTATACAAAATATTATGCAGAGAGGGAGTTCTCCAGTTCCAAATCTAGTGGTTTCTCTTCATATAAGGAATTCGTCAAACGTTTTTTTCCATTCCTTCGAAAATGGTGTGAAAAGAGAAAGAGAGAAACAGACGAAGGTGATGGAAAATTACCGTTTCTTTCACCAAGGTTGCACGACATCAATTGGGAGAGGGCCATTTCAGTAATTGAAGCGGCTATAGAAGAATACGAGGAAAAACAGGACCAGTTTGTTCGTGATTTGATCAAGGACTATCCAGAGATCGATGCTATTGAATCATTGCGAGATGCAGAGAATTGGAACGGTATTGACCTCGCGTTTTCGAGGATACGGCGTCTGGAATTCCAAGCTCTCAAGATGATAGGTGGGACGAATCCGTACTTCGTTTCGGTAGCCAAGAATGAAGGTTTGAAACCAAGTTTAAAAGAGATCAAATCTTGGGCAGAAGCGCCACTAATATCACCTGGTAGTTCCTCATGTGGGTATATTTTTGCAAACCTTTTTAATTATATACAAGATACGGAGAATTCCTTCTTCGCATGGACTCACCTCATTGACGCTCATTCTAATAATTATTTCTCATGGGAGATCAGCGACAGTTCATGTCCATTTCCTCATATGTCTAATACATTGGAAAGAGAGTTGTTATCACATCTTCGTTATATGCGATCCATGCGACCGTGGCAATTAAATGGCTCTCCAAAATACGATTTAGGTCTCCGTACTATTGATTTGAATCTAGAAAATTTCCTGAACAGGGTGTACGAGTCAATGGACAATCCTCCTCTAGTAGTTATTACAGCTGATCACGGTCATGAAGTGTTACCATCCCGGTCTGGCCATCATGCAACTCATTTCTATGACGAGTTATTGCATATTCCGGTTGCTTTCGTTCATCCCTCAATGCCGTCCGAATCGTTCGAAGGTTTGTGTTCTTCGATGGATATTGCCCCGACGCTTTTCGACATACTAGGATTCAATATCCCATCGGGCTTTCAAGGAACTCCAGTATCACAGTTATCAAAAAAGGGACGTGAATACATCATTGCAGAAGATTATGGTAGAGGTCCGATTGATCCAGTCAAGAAGTCACCAAACGTGTGTATTCGCTCTGCTGAACGCAAGATTGTTTATTCTCCAACCGAGTCAAGTGACCTTGATACCGAGATAAAATCTGCTTACAATCTTGATTCAGATCCAATGGAGCTAGAATCTATAGATATTGATGATATCAATAAACGGTTTGACATCTTGGTGGATCGTGCTCGGACCCGTTGTAAGGAGATTGAGGAGTCAATCGCAACTCGTCACGAGTTATGA
- a CDS encoding formyltransferase family protein — protein MSDVMSNVAMLAAPSNRSRIYLDVLERNDLLPETAICLVDSMTETAEQRRRQSEDASDDDSNDDAVLPEDPDLETNRSVRERFDDAGVPYQTVETLNPNDDAVVAAVGELDQDLLVYSGPGGVILDGDVLTVGPEFLHVHAGILPDYRGSTTVYYSLLADGQCGATAFIMNEQIDQGPVVGQQVYPPPENPETLDLYYDPWIRSRLLVDVLSQYEETGELDRRPQRTDEGETYFIVHPVLKHLTMLRVKE, from the coding sequence ATGAGCGACGTGATGTCGAACGTTGCCATGCTCGCTGCGCCGTCGAATCGGAGTCGGATCTACCTGGATGTGCTGGAACGAAACGACCTGTTGCCCGAAACTGCGATCTGTCTGGTCGACTCGATGACCGAGACGGCCGAGCAACGCCGCCGTCAGTCCGAGGACGCGTCCGACGACGACAGCAACGACGACGCAGTCCTGCCCGAAGATCCGGACTTAGAGACCAACCGGTCCGTTCGAGAGCGCTTCGACGACGCCGGTGTGCCCTACCAGACTGTCGAAACCTTGAACCCCAACGACGACGCGGTTGTCGCAGCCGTGGGGGAGCTCGATCAGGATCTGCTGGTATATTCGGGGCCGGGCGGGGTGATCCTGGACGGTGACGTGCTCACCGTTGGACCAGAGTTTCTGCACGTGCACGCTGGGATACTGCCCGACTACCGGGGCAGCACGACCGTCTATTACTCGCTTCTCGCGGACGGACAATGTGGGGCGACGGCATTTATTATGAATGAGCAGATTGACCAAGGGCCAGTTGTCGGCCAGCAGGTGTATCCCCCTCCCGAGAATCCCGAGACACTGGATCTGTACTACGATCCGTGGATTCGGTCGCGCCTCCTGGTCGACGTCCTTTCGCAGTACGAGGAAACGGGAGAACTCGACAGGCGGCCCCAACGGACCGATGAGGGGGAGACGTACTTTATCGTTCACCCCGTCCTCAAGCACCTCACGATGCTTCGCGTCAAGGAGTGA
- a CDS encoding class I SAM-dependent methyltransferase, whose protein sequence is MQKVYRYNKNESYWEDRWENAGVDKQTFDRLDFYPIKYAKMVIDDLSPSSEILEAGCGPGRLYFHFDERGYDMTGVDFSSTAIDHIREIDPDADVEVADVRDLPFPDESFDAVLAFGLFHNFGDPQDLAAAFSETARVLKPGGRIVLSVRCDSLENHLIEYITAWKSEQRGEKEFHKLHFTRNDVEFYITSTGLTLKDVEFARNVSFLFKFDSLRAPHMRGESFDESVARASGFQLFEIGDAIDTTLHTLFPKQFSNELVAFAQKPETEG, encoded by the coding sequence ATGCAGAAAGTCTACCGGTACAATAAAAACGAATCGTACTGGGAAGATAGATGGGAAAACGCCGGTGTAGACAAGCAAACGTTTGATCGGCTCGATTTTTATCCAATAAAATACGCAAAGATGGTTATTGACGACCTCTCACCGTCGTCGGAAATCCTTGAGGCTGGCTGTGGTCCCGGTCGTCTCTACTTCCATTTCGACGAGAGGGGGTACGACATGACTGGCGTCGACTTTAGTTCCACTGCGATCGATCACATACGGGAGATAGATCCCGATGCAGATGTCGAAGTAGCCGACGTTCGCGATCTCCCGTTTCCAGACGAATCGTTCGATGCTGTGCTAGCTTTTGGGCTCTTTCATAATTTCGGTGATCCCCAGGACCTCGCGGCGGCCTTCTCCGAAACCGCTCGAGTTCTGAAACCGGGTGGTCGCATCGTGCTCTCTGTTCGATGTGACAGTCTGGAGAACCACCTCATCGAGTACATAACAGCGTGGAAATCCGAGCAACGTGGTGAAAAAGAGTTTCACAAGCTCCACTTCACTAGAAACGATGTCGAGTTTTATATAACGAGCACCGGGTTAACCCTGAAAGATGTAGAATTCGCCCGAAACGTGTCCTTCCTGTTTAAATTCGATTCGCTGCGTGCGCCGCACATGCGGGGCGAGAGCTTTGACGAGTCCGTGGCCCGAGCGAGCGGATTCCAACTTTTCGAAATTGGGGACGCGATTGACACGACCCTCCATACCCTCTTTCCGAAGCAGTTCTCTAACGAACTTGTCGCGTTCGCACAGAAACCCGAGACCGAGGGGTAA
- a CDS encoding gamma-glutamyl-gamma-aminobutyrate hydrolase family protein (Members of this family of hydrolases with an active site Cys residue belong to MEROPS family C26.) — MSCILATMRSIRDPATGELRDSLSRDWSSYLDDHGITVIPVANTHTDPSTVVEDVTPDALVLTNGEDIGSHRPRDRTERALIDSVVEEGIPVLGVCRGHQFVNSYYGGDIVAVEEHVDHGAHAGTEHGMRIEEEPFRSMVGESLTVNSYHDMGVTPEGVAPPLEQYAFADGGRIVEGLYHPDRPVLTIQWHPERPLPDREPLDRLVTRFLEGEFTW, encoded by the coding sequence ATGAGCTGTATTCTAGCCACGATGCGTTCGATCCGTGACCCGGCAACGGGCGAACTCCGCGATTCACTCAGCCGCGACTGGAGTTCCTACCTGGACGACCACGGGATAACCGTGATCCCGGTTGCCAACACCCACACGGATCCGTCGACAGTCGTCGAGGACGTCACACCGGATGCGCTGGTGTTGACCAACGGTGAAGACATCGGCTCACATCGACCCCGTGACCGGACCGAGCGGGCACTCATCGACAGTGTGGTCGAGGAGGGCATTCCAGTGCTGGGTGTGTGTCGCGGCCACCAGTTCGTCAATTCTTACTACGGCGGTGACATCGTCGCCGTGGAAGAACACGTAGACCACGGGGCACACGCAGGGACGGAGCACGGGATGCGGATAGAAGAAGAGCCGTTCCGTTCGATGGTCGGTGAGTCGCTCACTGTCAACTCATATCACGACATGGGCGTTACACCCGAGGGTGTTGCACCACCACTCGAACAGTATGCCTTCGCGGACGGCGGTCGGATCGTCGAGGGGCTGTATCACCCCGACCGACCGGTCCTCACGATACAGTGGCACCCGGAGCGACCACTCCCGGATCGCGAGCCGCTCGACCGACTCGTCACGCGCTTTCTAGAGGGGGAATTTACGTGGTAG
- a CDS encoding MarR family transcriptional regulator has product MQGYKRFNVANKNFDPSKQQRQVLDVFCDEYQVNPRRIRDITDLERQRVNDALTALENAGWVEKRARGLYRLLYDGECYVEQVIRCEENANE; this is encoded by the coding sequence ATGCAAGGATACAAACGATTCAACGTGGCGAACAAGAACTTCGATCCGTCGAAACAACAGCGCCAGGTCCTCGATGTTTTCTGTGACGAGTATCAGGTAAATCCGCGGCGCATTCGTGATATTACCGATCTCGAGCGCCAACGCGTGAACGACGCACTTACTGCGCTCGAGAACGCCGGCTGGGTCGAAAAACGTGCTCGTGGCCTGTACCGATTATTGTACGATGGCGAGTGCTACGTTGAACAGGTCATCCGCTGCGAGGAGAATGCCAATGAATAG
- a CDS encoding Kiwa anti-phage protein KwaB-like domain-containing protein: MTDITDLEDARTFAMGHGLTRDIIVAREQDSDDGLEFKFGEVPINQTIANDVQDLVKRHLKHRIKEYQDGKKELEEYCLSNINRDPAPVQYCDRDDFPMYDSMESLVTQKVFPESSYEEPRPDFQAIRLKNGDEKKLIAFRKYTNRQVIKMTRKGWMMLQGQEYNKIDEGELVSLPQKIDAIYFDGQFFIFKQRSFEDTFDWVEELETTAVETFRTIKDSDVLIHNMGEFRDRVYSHRTKMRKLYEVSQSGITSELDMDQAKALIDEFDLELEIKENGNGEEGIMIPDGHRVWDVIRLFNNDHLVSPVDSSRFQVYGKEQR, translated from the coding sequence ATGACTGACATTACTGATCTGGAGGATGCGAGAACTTTTGCGATGGGGCATGGGTTGACTCGAGACATTATCGTCGCCCGCGAACAGGACTCGGATGACGGTCTCGAATTCAAATTTGGGGAAGTCCCGATCAATCAGACGATTGCAAATGATGTTCAGGACCTAGTAAAACGCCATTTAAAACACCGAATCAAGGAGTATCAGGACGGGAAAAAGGAACTTGAGGAATACTGTCTCTCGAACATCAATCGCGACCCGGCACCCGTCCAATACTGTGACCGAGACGATTTTCCAATGTATGACTCAATGGAATCACTGGTTACACAGAAAGTGTTCCCTGAGTCGTCTTACGAGGAACCTCGTCCTGACTTCCAAGCGATTCGATTGAAAAATGGCGACGAGAAGAAGTTGATTGCGTTCCGGAAGTACACGAACCGCCAAGTCATCAAAATGACCCGGAAAGGGTGGATGATGCTTCAGGGGCAAGAATACAATAAAATAGATGAGGGTGAATTAGTCTCGCTCCCTCAGAAGATCGATGCGATATACTTTGACGGCCAGTTCTTTATTTTCAAACAGCGGAGCTTCGAGGATACGTTTGACTGGGTTGAGGAACTCGAAACTACGGCTGTAGAGACGTTCAGGACCATCAAAGACAGTGATGTTCTGATTCACAACATGGGTGAGTTCCGGGATCGAGTGTATAGTCATCGTACAAAAATGCGGAAATTGTACGAAGTGTCTCAGTCAGGCATCACATCAGAACTCGACATGGACCAAGCGAAAGCACTTATCGATGAGTTCGATTTGGAGTTAGAGATCAAAGAGAACGGCAATGGCGAAGAAGGGATCATGATTCCGGATGGCCATCGCGTCTGGGACGTGATTCGACTATTCAATAACGATCATCTCGTGTCTCCAGTGGATTCGTCACGTTTCCAGGTATATGGTAAAGAACAGCGTTGA
- a CDS encoding PEP-utilizing enzyme has product MNESPTQALLLASGRGVRRLDAQKSKPIPLVETPQGQAIIDSQIEAVKQADIDEINCLAGYHVEKLVETHPEIEYYYDSEWENDSNISGLAQYQQLLEGDLIVVTGETLLQPEAITRLRNVDCDVTVAVSRFPTNEAAQEAKRMLTEDELVLLEDGTVQPDVPDDQPPDARLLGAASVSDRGTERFRSAVMELSRADNEAAPSFYDVVATLSSADVCALEVEETVQTYDRQNALGRFLLGTKADTLARLDGILEEANILDQVVFDVATWEQTPEGVVDRIQSSFSSDPIVVRSSAVVEDGWHDSQAGAFHTALDVDLTDKRALTDSIKRVVESLQDGSGRADEDQVLIQPQVSDVAMSGVAFTRDLDSGGRYTVINYDDTTGRTDTVTAGEGSSQRTAYFRHGLDGIRTFEGDSSLASVRAAVEELRNLLNDPPLDVEFVVDNDGTVTILQVRPLAVHTGADRYDTRDVTDELESVAETIKGLQRSRPLVLGEGTVLGVMPDWNPAEMIGTEPDLLATSLYEYLITDDVWARARAESGYRDVRPEPLMVTLAGRPYIDTLVDFNSFLPATLPDDLGCRLVEHYVDRLSAEPDLQDKVEFDVAFTCLDFAFDERREQLEDAGFTDEEIATLRRHLRELTDDIVTGDVAPIATQCDRLVRLADRRQQLLDDEWETWSDTIRCVTHLLDDAREFGTLPFSILARYAFIGTVFLRSLGERGVLTDEEIETISEGVPTIAQELATDMQLLREGELDESDFLTQYGHLRPGTYDICSPRYDEDPSGYFDVDGGLDADPLALERDRESELTEWSPTLSPEAEAVFEDSRDRIRALIRDEGFTFTVDELISFITESIPLRELAKFEFTKNLSAALTLLRRGGREYHDLEPDELAALTFEEICQSATTNPSPVLSREFDRTINYRSKRAQIQDRITLPPVIRDSSEVRAFEVKSEQPNYITNETARAPVVQVEVREDLSPDELNGRIAMIPSADPGYDWIFGSDIAGLITKYGGVASHMAIRAAEFGLPAAIGCGEVVYEDITGAEVVELNCADGTFEKIN; this is encoded by the coding sequence ATGAACGAGTCACCAACTCAGGCACTCCTCTTGGCTTCTGGACGCGGAGTCAGACGGCTTGACGCTCAGAAAAGCAAGCCGATCCCACTTGTAGAGACGCCCCAAGGGCAGGCCATTATAGATAGTCAGATCGAGGCCGTGAAACAAGCAGACATCGACGAAATAAATTGTCTCGCAGGGTATCACGTGGAAAAACTCGTTGAGACGCACCCGGAGATCGAGTACTACTATGATTCCGAGTGGGAAAATGATAGCAATATATCCGGTCTGGCCCAGTATCAGCAATTACTCGAAGGTGATCTTATTGTCGTGACTGGCGAGACGCTACTCCAGCCGGAAGCGATAACACGACTGCGAAACGTCGACTGCGACGTCACAGTGGCCGTCTCCCGGTTCCCAACAAATGAGGCGGCACAGGAGGCAAAGCGAATGCTCACCGAAGACGAACTCGTTCTCCTCGAGGACGGGACCGTCCAGCCGGACGTCCCGGACGACCAACCGCCGGATGCGCGACTTCTGGGCGCCGCGTCGGTATCGGACCGTGGTACCGAGCGCTTTCGGTCTGCTGTGATGGAGTTGTCCAGGGCCGACAATGAGGCGGCCCCGTCATTTTACGACGTCGTCGCTACCCTTTCGTCTGCCGACGTCTGTGCGCTGGAAGTCGAGGAGACAGTCCAGACATACGATAGACAGAACGCCCTCGGGAGATTCCTCCTCGGGACGAAAGCCGATACGTTAGCCCGTCTTGACGGTATCCTCGAGGAAGCGAATATCTTAGACCAGGTCGTCTTCGACGTGGCGACCTGGGAGCAGACGCCTGAGGGTGTCGTCGATCGCATACAGAGTTCGTTCTCGAGTGATCCCATCGTCGTCCGGAGTAGCGCTGTGGTCGAGGACGGATGGCACGATTCACAGGCCGGGGCGTTTCACACCGCACTCGACGTTGATCTGACAGATAAACGCGCTCTCACAGACAGTATCAAACGGGTCGTCGAGAGTCTCCAGGACGGCTCCGGTCGGGCCGACGAAGACCAGGTTCTCATCCAGCCCCAGGTCAGTGACGTTGCGATGAGTGGCGTCGCGTTCACGCGAGACCTCGACTCGGGTGGTCGGTACACCGTCATCAATTACGACGATACGACCGGGCGTACCGACACTGTAACGGCCGGCGAGGGATCCAGTCAACGAACGGCGTATTTTCGGCATGGACTGGACGGGATAAGGACATTCGAGGGAGATAGTTCCCTCGCGTCCGTCAGAGCGGCTGTCGAAGAACTACGCAATCTCCTCAATGACCCGCCGTTAGATGTCGAATTCGTCGTCGATAACGACGGTACGGTGACGATCCTACAGGTGCGACCGCTCGCGGTCCACACGGGAGCCGACCGGTACGACACGCGGGACGTCACTGACGAACTCGAAAGTGTCGCCGAAACGATCAAAGGACTCCAGCGGTCTCGTCCACTGGTGCTGGGCGAAGGCACGGTTCTCGGCGTGATGCCCGACTGGAACCCGGCCGAAATGATTGGGACCGAACCGGATCTACTCGCCACCTCACTCTACGAGTACCTGATTACTGACGACGTGTGGGCGCGGGCTCGCGCAGAGTCCGGCTATCGGGACGTCCGGCCCGAGCCACTGATGGTGACGCTCGCTGGCAGACCGTACATCGACACACTCGTCGACTTTAACAGCTTTCTCCCAGCGACGCTCCCGGACGACCTGGGCTGTCGACTCGTAGAACACTACGTCGACCGACTCTCCGCAGAGCCAGACCTGCAGGACAAAGTCGAATTCGATGTCGCGTTCACGTGCTTGGACTTTGCATTCGACGAGCGCCGGGAACAACTCGAAGACGCCGGGTTTACAGACGAGGAAATAGCGACGCTGCGACGGCACCTGCGGGAACTCACCGACGACATCGTCACCGGGGACGTTGCACCGATCGCAACGCAGTGTGACCGCCTCGTGCGACTGGCCGACCGGCGACAGCAGTTACTCGACGACGAGTGGGAGACCTGGTCTGACACCATCAGATGCGTCACTCACCTTCTCGACGACGCCCGCGAGTTCGGGACACTCCCGTTTTCGATTCTCGCCCGCTATGCATTCATCGGAACCGTGTTTCTCCGGTCTCTCGGCGAGCGGGGCGTCCTCACCGACGAAGAGATAGAGACGATATCGGAGGGGGTTCCAACCATCGCTCAGGAACTGGCGACAGACATGCAGCTACTGCGCGAGGGGGAACTTGACGAATCGGACTTTCTCACGCAATACGGTCATCTCAGGCCCGGAACCTACGACATCTGTTCGCCCCGGTACGACGAGGATCCTTCCGGGTACTTCGACGTGGACGGGGGCCTCGATGCGGATCCGCTGGCACTCGAGCGGGACCGCGAGTCAGAGTTGACCGAGTGGAGTCCGACGCTATCTCCGGAGGCGGAGGCGGTTTTCGAGGACTCGCGCGACCGGATTCGAGCACTCATTCGGGACGAGGGATTCACGTTCACCGTCGACGAACTGATCTCGTTCATCACCGAGTCGATCCCGCTTCGCGAACTGGCAAAGTTTGAGTTCACGAAGAACCTCTCGGCGGCACTCACGTTACTTCGTCGGGGCGGAAGAGAGTATCACGACCTCGAACCGGACGAATTGGCCGCTCTCACGTTCGAGGAAATCTGCCAGTCCGCAACGACCAACCCCTCACCGGTACTGTCACGTGAGTTCGACCGAACTATCAATTACCGTAGCAAGCGCGCACAGATCCAGGACCGCATCACGCTTCCACCCGTGATCCGGGATTCATCGGAGGTGCGGGCGTTCGAAGTCAAGTCCGAACAGCCCAACTACATCACCAACGAGACCGCCAGGGCACCTGTCGTTCAGGTCGAGGTACGCGAAGACCTGAGTCCTGACGAGTTGAACGGACGCATCGCGATGATCCCGTCGGCCGATCCCGGCTACGACTGGATATTCGGCTCGGACATCGCCGGTCTCATCACGAAGTACGGCGGCGTCGCCTCACACATGGCGATCAGAGCTGCCGAGTTCGGGCTCCCAGCTGCGATAGGTTGTGGCGAGGTCGTTTATGAAGATATTACCGGGGCTGAGGTCGTCGAACTCAACTGTGCCGACGGGACCTTCGAGAAAATCAACTAA